A section of the Humulus lupulus chromosome 2, drHumLupu1.1, whole genome shotgun sequence genome encodes:
- the LOC133818183 gene encoding cysteine-rich receptor-like protein kinase 42 yields MMKTMQILISNEKNKTWDFISLVSMAIIFSFLSCPCLSDPRITEASLYCGIGKPPAKVSLVPTFVREMESIAQGVNTSQWATHFDNSTNGLPMYGLAQCHQDLSHMDCLLCYAASRTRLPRCLPSVSARIYLDGCFLRYDNYSFYNESTDAVRDSFNCSAISAPLDGSTSRSKFVAEVGFVIGNATRAATVKNGSGFGVAAGDGVYALAQCWKTVSAEGCRACLQKASTAAKKCAPKREGRSMNAGCYLRYSTEKFYNDEAEAEKRSTSRRRGIIIAIVLAAAAFLMLSLFGAYAAYAKMIKIKAARRNMGQSSFCFNKSSLSFKYETLEKATDYFSPSKKIGQGGAGSVYKGTLPNGKTVAVKRLIYNTRQWVDEFFNEVNLISGMQHKNLVKLLGCSIEGPESLLVYEYVPNRSLDQFLFEKNKVQILNWKQKFNIIVGTAEGLAYLHGGSQLRIIHRDIKSSNVLLDENLTPKIADFGLVRCFGADKTHLSTGIAGTLGYMAPEYLVRGQLTEKADVYSFGVLVLEIVCGRRNCAFTQDSGSLLQTIWMLYKSDKLAEAVDCMKGDIPAKEVANVLQIGLLCTQASASFRPSMTAVVSMLTNREKEIPAPNQPPFLNASALNPTSSTRSYSSQSLVSNAVTRVEASYTSSEISSSNSSVGQTRI; encoded by the exons ATGATGAAAACCATGCAAATTTTGATTTCCAATGAGAAAAACAAGACATGGGATTTCATATCCTTGGTCTCGATGGCCATAATATTCTCTTTTCTTTCATGCCCATGTCTCTCCGATCCTAGAATCACCGAAGCCAGCCTCTACTGCGGCATCGGGAAACCTCCGGCGAAGGTGAGCTTGGTTCCGACTTTCGTCAGAGAAATGGAGAGCATTGCCCAAGGCGTCAACACAAGCCAATGGGCCACTCATTTCGATAACTCTACAAATGGGCTGCCCATGTACGGTTTAGCCCAATGTCATCAAGACCTGTCCCATATGGATTGTCTCCTCTGCTACGCCGCCAGTCGAACCAGGCTTCCCCGTTGCTTGCCCTCCGTCTCGGCTCGAATTTACCTCGACGGATGTTTTCTTCGGTACGATAATTACAGCTTCTATAACGAGAGTACCGACGCAGTTCGTGATTCGTTCAACTGCAGCGCGATATCTGCGCCGTTGGATGGTTCGACTTCGAGGTCGAAATTCGTGGCCGAGGTTGGGTTCGTGATTGGGAACGCGACGAGGGCTGCTACGGTTAAGAATGGTAGTGGGTTTGGCGTGGCGGCGGGAGATGGTGTTTACGCCTTGGCTCAGTGTTGGAAAACCGTCAGCGCCGAGGGCTGCCGAGCTTGCTTGCAGAAGGCGAGTACGGCTGCGAAGAAGTGTGCGCCGAAGAGAGAAGGGAGGAGTATGAACGCAGGGTGCTATTTGAGATATTCGACTGAGAAGTTCTATAACGATGAGGCAGAAGCAGAGAAGAGGA GCACTTCGAGAAGAAGAGGAATCATTATAGCGATTGTTCTAGCAGCAGCAGCATTCTTAATGCTGTCTCTGTTTGGTGCCTATGCAGCCTATGCTAAAATGATTAAGATTAAAGCTG CTCGGCGTAACATGGGCCAGAGCTCTTTCTGTTTTAACAAGTCTAGTTTGAGTTTCAAATATGAAACACTTGAGAAAGCCACAGATTATTTCAGTCCCTCAAAGAAAATTGGACAGGGTGGAGCTGGTTCTGTGTATAAGGGGACTCTTCCAAATGGGAAAACTGTAGCAGTTAAGAGATTGATCTATAATACAAGGCAATGGGTGGATGAGTTCTTCAATGAAGTTAATTTGATTAGTGGAATGCAACACAAGAACCTTGTTAAACTTCTTGGTTGTAGTATTGAAGGCCCGGAGAGCTTGTTGGTGTATGAGTATGTACCCAACAGGAGCCTCGATCAGTTTCTTTTTG AGAAGAACAAGGTTCAGATTCTGAACTGGAAGCAGAAGTTTAACATCATTGTTGGAACAGCCGAGGGGCTTGCCTATCTTCATGGAGGTTCCCAGTTAAGAATAATCCATAGGGACATTAAAAGCAGTAATGTTCTTCTTGATGAGAATCTGACTCCCAAAATTGCAGACTTTGGGCTTGTTCGTTGTTTTGGTGCTGATAAGACTCATCTCAGCACTGGGATTGCTGGAACACT AGGATATATGGCTCCTGAATATCTTGTTCGAGGACAACTCACAGAAAAAGCAGATGTGTATAGTTTTGGAGTGTTGGTGCTTGAAATTGTTTGCGGTAGAAGAAACTGTGCTTTCACACAAGATTCAGGCTCTCTTTTACAAACA ATTTGGATGCTCTACAAGTCAGATAAGTTGGCCGAAGCTGTTGACTGCATGAAAGGTGACATCCCAGCAAAAGAAGTAGCCAATGTGCTTCAAATTGGGCTTCTTTGCACGCAGGCCTCGGCCTCTTTTAGACCATCCATGACTGCAGTAGTTTCAATGCTAACCAACAGGGAAAAGGAGATACCAGCTCCAAACCAACCCCCATTTCTAAACGCCAGTGCTTTAAACCCAACCAGCTCCACAAGGTCTTACAGCTCACAGAGCTTAGTATCGAACGCCGTGACTAGAGTTGAAGCGTCCTACACATCTTCAGAGATTTCTAGCTCCAACAGTTCAGTAGGGCAAACAAGAATATGA